A window of the Lates calcarifer isolate ASB-BC8 linkage group LG18, TLL_Latcal_v3, whole genome shotgun sequence genome harbors these coding sequences:
- the zgc:193726 gene encoding uncharacterized protein zgc:193726 isoform X2, producing MMKMKMMMMVMLLVAASAAPLPPLPSNHSSHDDQDSGRLHLSDDRERNSTRFESLHDVNTTNDDVSGSSDMSSNFPSVFSFSPDTSISSFVQPRCVLPTCLTVNLGSSLQGGDEKAGGATSDPFGIGKK from the exons atgatgaagatgaagatgatgatgatggtgatgttgtTGGTGgcagcctctgctgctcctcttcctcctcttccatccAACCACTCCAG CCATGACGACCAGGACTCAGGACGTCTTCACCTGTCGgacgacagagagagaaactccaCCAG GTTTGAGTCTCTTCATGACGTCAACACGACGAACGACGACGTCTCAGG ATCGAGTGACATGTCGAGCAACTTTCCCTCCGT cttCAGTTTTTCACCGGACACAAG catcagcagcttCGTCCAGCCGCGCTGCGTCCTCCCCACCTGTCTCACTGTGAACCTGGGCTCCTCCCTGCAGGGCGGTGACGAGAAGGCCGGCGGCGCCACATCTGACCCGTTTGGCATTGGAAAGAAATGA
- the atp6v1f gene encoding V-type proton ATPase subunit F: MAGRGKLIAVIGDEDTCTGFLLGGIGELNKNRKPNFLVVEKDTSITEIEETFKSFLARNDIGIILINQFIAEMIRHAIDAHMQSIPAVLEIPSKEHPYDASKDSILRRAKGMFSADDFR, from the exons ATGGCCGGCCGCGGGAAACTGATCGCCGTTATCGGTGATGAGGACACGTGCACCGGCTTCCTGCTCGGTGGGATCGGTGAACTCAACAAGAACCGAAAACCGAATTTCTTGGTGGTGGAGAAGGACACAAGCATCACGGAGATCGAGGAGACCTTCAA GAGCTTCCTGGCTCGTAATGACATCGGCATCATCCTGATCAACCAGTTCATCGCAGAGATGATCCGTCACGCCATCGACGCCCACATGCAGTCGATCCCAGCCGTGCTGGAGATCCCATCCAAAGAGCATCCGTACGACGCGTCCAAGGACTCGATTCTGCGCCGCGCCAAGGGCATGTTCTCTGCCGACGACTTCCGATAA
- the dennd6b gene encoding protein DENND6B encodes MTSESRCPPRRFADASASPGREEDAGVSVCVAVPRVVHRGSPSPSLFCICTGSCDGGPEEDQRRSQSFEPVVMNPFDGSASPRREETDGGDSRCPWSRFSSWLECVCVVTFDLEIGQAIELVYPPDVKLTEKEKTSICYLSFPDSYSGCLGDTQFSFRLRQSVGRRALKFRDDVYNQDAPVTLQREVSHFFGYVYFRQVKDVSVKRGYFQKSLVLVSRLPYTHLFHSLLQIIAPEFFEKLEPCLEAVCNEIDQWPSPVPGLTLNLPVMGVVLQVRIPSKTDKPGGSPVKQVAKENLLPAPTLLPTIHELDLFKCFQSVLIHLQMLWELVLLGEPVVVMAPSPTISSETVLALVSSINPLKFCCDFRPYFTIHDSEFREYTTRTQAPPNVVLGVTNPFFIKTFQSWPHIIRMGEIRMAGDLPKQVKVKKLSKLKTLDTKPGIYTAYKTFLHKDKILIKRLLKGIQRKRPSEVQSAILRRHLLELTQSFIIPLERYMASLMPLQRSVTPWKTPPQIRPFSQDEFMSTLDHTGPQLTSVLKGDWMGLYRKFFRSPNFDGWYRQRHKEMTQKLESLHLEVICDADLLSWTKDKSEVEIVDLILKLREKLIKARRQQLQVKDGVLDKLDTFINSIIRSLPEDLQTVLNTH; translated from the exons ATGACGTCAGAGTCCAGATGCCCCCCCCGGAGATTTGCTGACGCCTCAGCTTCACCTGGGCGCGAGGAGGATGCGGGcgtctctgtttgtgttgcagtgcCTCGTGTTGTCCACCGGGggtctccctctccctccctgttctgtatctgtACCGGTTCATGTGATGGAGGACCGGAGGAGGACCAGAGGAGGTCGCAGAGCTTTGAACCGGTCGTAATGAATCCGTTTGACGGCTCCGCTTCTCCACGCCGGGAGGAGACAGACGGCGGGGACAGCCGGTGTCCGTGGTCCCGCTTCTCCTCCtggctggagtgtgtgtgcgttgtTACCTTCGACCTAGAGATTGGGCAAGCCATAGAG ctGGTTTATCCTCCAGATGTGAAACTCACAGAGAAGGAG AAAACCAGCATCTGCTACCTGTCCTTCCCTGACTCGTACTCAG GATGCCTCGGGGACACTCAGTTCAGCTTCAGGTTACGTCAGTCGGTCGGTCGCAGAGCTTTGAAATTCAGAGACGACGTCTATAACCAAGACGCTCCCGTCACTCTGCAG AGAGAAGTGTCACATTTCTTCGGTTACGTCTATTTCAGACAAGTGAAGGACGTCTCAGTAAAGAGAGGATACTTCCAGAAG TCCCTGGTGTTGGTGTCCAGGTTGCCGTACACTCACCTCTTCCACTCGCTGCTGCAGATCATTGCACCTGAGTTCTTTGAGAAGCTAGAGCCCTGCCTGGAAGCAG TTTGTAACGAGATCGACCAATGGCCTTCACCCGTGCCTGGCCTGACACTCAACCTGCCTGTGATGGGCGTGGTCTTACAG GTGAGGATTCCTTCAAAAACCGACAAACCAGGAGGAAGTCCAGTCAAACAGGTGGctaaagag aACCTCCTGCCGGCTCCGACTCTGCTGCCGACAATCCACGAACTCGACCTGTTCAA GTGTTTCCAGTCAGTGctgatccacctgcagatgcTCTGGGAGCTTGTGTTACTCGGGGAACCGGTGGTTGTCATGGCGCCGTCTCCCACCATTTCCTCGGAAACCGTGCTGGCTCTGGTCAG CTCCATCAATCCTCTGAAGTTCTGCTGCGACTTTCGTCCTTATTTCACCATCCACGACAGTGAGTTCAGAGAGTACACCACCAGGACACAGGCCCC ACCTAATGTGGTTCTGGGAGTCACCAACCCGTTCTTCATTAAGACTTTTCAGTCGTGGCCTCACATCATCAGAATGGGAGAGATCAGGATGGCAG GTGATTTACCCAAACAGGTGAAGGTGAAGAAACTgtccaaactgaaaacacttgaCACTAAACCAG ggaTCTACACGGCATACAAGACATTTCTACACAAAGACAAGATTCTGATTAAACGACTGTTGAAG GGGATTCAGAGGAAGAGACCATCAGAGGTTCAGAGCGCCATCCTGAGGAGACACCTGTTAGAGCTCACCCAGAGCTTCATCATCCCTCTG gAGCGGTACATGGCGAGCCTGATGCCTCTGCAGAGATCTGTGACGCCCTGGAag aCTCCTCCTCAGATTCGACCCTTCAGTCAGGACGAGTTCATGTCCACTCTGGATCACACCGGCCCTCAGCTCACCTCAGTGCTCAAAGGTGATTGGATGGGACTGTACAG GAAGTTCTTCAGGTCTCCGAACTTTGATGGTTGGTATCGTCAGCGACACAAAGAGATGACTCAGAAACTGGAGAGTCTTCACCTGGAGGTCATCTGTGATGCC GACCTGCTCAGTTGGACTAAAGACAAGTCTGAGGTGGAAATTGTGGATCTGATTCTcaagctcagagagaaactg ATTAAAGCTcgcaggcagcagctgcaggtaaaGGACGGAGTTTTGGACAAATTGGACACTTTTATAAACTCGATCATCAGGTCACTTCCTGAGGACCTGCAGACtgtactgaacacacactga
- the zgc:193726 gene encoding uncharacterized protein zgc:193726 isoform X3, with translation MMKMKMMMMVMLLVAASAAPLPPLPSNHSSHDDQDSGRLHLSDDRERNSTRFESLHDVNTTNDDVSGSSDMSSNFPSVISSFVQPRCVLPTCLTVNLGSSLQGGDEKAGGATSDPFGIGKK, from the exons atgatgaagatgaagatgatgatgatggtgatgttgtTGGTGgcagcctctgctgctcctcttcctcctcttccatccAACCACTCCAG CCATGACGACCAGGACTCAGGACGTCTTCACCTGTCGgacgacagagagagaaactccaCCAG GTTTGAGTCTCTTCATGACGTCAACACGACGAACGACGACGTCTCAGG ATCGAGTGACATGTCGAGCAACTTTCCCTCCGT catcagcagcttCGTCCAGCCGCGCTGCGTCCTCCCCACCTGTCTCACTGTGAACCTGGGCTCCTCCCTGCAGGGCGGTGACGAGAAGGCCGGCGGCGCCACATCTGACCCGTTTGGCATTGGAAAGAAATGA
- the lamtor4 gene encoding ragulator complex protein LAMTOR4, with amino-acid sequence MTTAALTAGLERIPDQLGYLVISEDGVLASAGELENDEHTAGVMMEMVRTASRFRLPGSADPPFKRMSVILEDFVYAVTVSGQKVFVVKRQNNQQEPISV; translated from the exons ATG ACGACAGCAGCTCTGACCGCGGGTCTGGAGCGGATCCCGGATCAGCTCGGGTACCTGGTCATCAGTGAGGACGGGGTTCTGGCC TCTGCAGGTGAGCTGGAGAACGACGAACACACGGCAGGTGTGATGATGGAGATGGTTCGAACAGCGAGTCGCTTCAGATTACCTGGATCAGCTGACCCCCCCTTCAAACGCATGTCag TGATCCTGGAGGACTTCGTTTACGCTGTGACGGTCTCTGGTCAGAAGGTTTTTGTGGTCAAACGTCAGAACAACCAGCAGGAACCGATCAGCGTTTAA
- the zgc:193726 gene encoding uncharacterized protein zgc:193726 isoform X1, whose translation MMKMKMMMMVMLLVAASAAPLPPLPSNHSSHDDQDSGRLHLSDDRERNSTRFESLHDVNTTNDDVSGSSDMSSNFPSVFSFSPDTRDASMDISSFVQPRCVLPTCLTVNLGSSLQGGDEKAGGATSDPFGIGKK comes from the exons atgatgaagatgaagatgatgatgatggtgatgttgtTGGTGgcagcctctgctgctcctcttcctcctcttccatccAACCACTCCAG CCATGACGACCAGGACTCAGGACGTCTTCACCTGTCGgacgacagagagagaaactccaCCAG GTTTGAGTCTCTTCATGACGTCAACACGACGAACGACGACGTCTCAGG ATCGAGTGACATGTCGAGCAACTTTCCCTCCGT cttCAGTTTTTCACCGGACACAAG ggaCGCCTCTATGGA catcagcagcttCGTCCAGCCGCGCTGCGTCCTCCCCACCTGTCTCACTGTGAACCTGGGCTCCTCCCTGCAGGGCGGTGACGAGAAGGCCGGCGGCGCCACATCTGACCCGTTTGGCATTGGAAAGAAATGA
- the drd4-rs gene encoding dopamine receptor D4 related sequence: MDNVTSGSPPGETHLKDYNYLALILGVPLILVIILGNVLVCLSVLTERSLKTATNYFIISLAVADLLLAVLVLPLYVYSEFLGGIWTLSTYICDALMTMDVMLCTASILNLCAISVDRYIAVVVPLKYNRNQFSVRQLALITATWVLSLGVASPVIFGLNQVPDRDPSVCKLEDERFVVYSSVCSFFVPCPVMLFLYYWMFRGLRRWSGRSRSPAGRAGRPTLSLRLSSALRRTKATTTGRPEKVVYTTPTGLSPTSPSTVSMTMASMTPVMEEQPDGAMVAAAESDPMTTQMDSVSEGDAAERREGRSRENGLMKNNAAAKRGRRNSKSSRVSGRERKAMKVLPVVVGVFLACWTPFFVVHVTKVLCQSCDIGPTLISVVTWLGYVNSAVNPIIYTAFNAEFRNVFHKLLCCRT; the protein is encoded by the exons ATGGACAATGTGACATCTGGCAGCCCTCCAGGTGAGACTCACCTGAAGGACTACAACTACCTGGCCCTGATCCTTGGTGTCCCCCTGATCCTGGTCATCATCCTGGGGAATGTCCTGGTGTGTCTAAGCGTGCTCACTGAGCGCTCCCTGAAAACCGCCACCAACTACTTCATCATCAGCCTGGCGGTGGCCGACCTGCTGCTGGCCGTGCTGGTGCTGCCACTCTATGTGTACTCAGAG TTTCTGGGAGGGATCTGGACATTGAGCACCTACATCTGTGACGCTCTGATGACCATGGACGTGATGCTGTGCACTGCCTCCATCCTCAACCTGTGTGCCATCAGTGTGGACAG GTACATCGCTGTGGTGGTTCCTCTGAAGTACAACAGGAACCAGTTCAGTGTCCGTCAGCTGGCCCTCATCACAGCTACCTGGGTTCTGTCTCTGGGCGTGGCCAGTCCAGTCATCTTCGGTCTGAACCAGGTGCCAGATCGCGATCCGAGCGTGTGCAAACTGGAGGATGAACGTTTTGTGGTGTACTCGTCGGTCTGCTCCTTCTTCGTGCCTTGCCCTGTCATGCTCTTCTTGTATTATTGGATGTTTCGAGGCCTGCGGCGGTGGAGCGGTCGCAGCCGATCTCCGGCGGGTCGAGCCGGTCGTCCGACTCTCTCTTTACGTCTCAGCTCGGCTCTACGGCGAACTAAAGCTACAACGACTGGGAGACCAGAGAAGGTGGTGTACACCACTCCAACCGGCCTCAGCCCCACGTCCCCCTCCACTGTCTCCATGACCATGGCCTCAATGACCCCAGTGATGGAGGAGCAGCCGGACGGGGCGATGGTGGCGGCGGCGGAAAGCGACCCCATGACGACGCAGATGGACAGCGTGTCGGAGGGAGACGCCgcagaaaggagggagggacgCAGCAGAGAGAACGGCCTGATGAAGAACAACGCTGCtgcaaagagaggaagaagaaacagcaAGAGCAGCAGAGTCAGCGGGAGAGAGCGCAAAGCCATGAAGGTCCTGCCGGTCGTCGTCG GTGTGTTTCTGGCCTGTTGGACTCCTTTCTTCGTTGTCCACGTCACCAAGGTATTGTGTCAGTCATGTGACATTGGCCCCACCCTTATCTCAGTGGTAACATGGCTCGGCTATGTCAACAGTGCCGTTAACCCGATCATCTACACCGCCTTCAATGCCGAGTTCAGGAATGTTTTTCACAAGCTGCTATGCTGTCGGACATga
- the LOC108892404 gene encoding ADP-ribosylation factor 4, protein MGLTISSLFSRFFGKKQMRILMVGLDAAGKTTILYKLKLGEIVTTIPTIGFNVETVEYKNICFTVWDVGGQDKIRPLWRHYFQNTQGLIFVVDSNDRERVAESAEELSKMIQEDELKEAVLLVFANKQDLPNAMGVSELTDKLGLHNLRSRTWHAQATCATQGTGLYEGLDWLSNELSKR, encoded by the exons ATGGGCCTGACGATCTCGTCTCTGTTCTCCCGGTTCTTCGGGAAGAAGCAGATGAGGATCCTGATGG tgGGTTTGGACGCAGCTGGGAAAACAACGATCCTCTACAAACTGAAGCTCGGAGAGATCGTCACTACCATCCCTACTATCG gttttaATGTGGAGACGGTGGAGTATAAGAACATCTGCTTCACGGTTTGGGACGTTGGCGGTCAGGACAAGATCAGACCTCTGTGGAGACACTATTTCCAGAACACACAG GGTCTGATCTTTGTGGTGGACAGTAACGACAGAGAGCGAGTCGCTGAGTCGGCAGAGGAACTTTCCAAGATG aTCCAGGAGGACGAGTTGAAGGAAGCGGTTCTTCTGGTGTTTGCGAACAAACAGGATCTTCCCAACGCCATGGGGGTCAGCGAACTCACCGACAAACTGGGTCTGCACAACCTGCGCAGCAGAACT TGGCACGCTCAGGCCACCTGTGCCACTCAGGGTACAGGTCTGTATGAGGGTCTGGACTGGTTGTCCAATGAGCTGTCGAAGCGCTAG
- the gcc1 gene encoding GRIP and coiled-coil domain-containing protein 1, which produces MEKFGMSFGGGPSRKELLDTIESQKKQLVHYQTRFKDVVRAYKSLLKEKEALEASLKVLTVTQEVDLNQQGQDAAASVLDLPDDGCSLHSEDSVDAAASVDTPSETTRVDESEEDQGDLGGKFSSMTPRADRAELEASSAESSSVGEEPLQQAAPPTGLEAERRVAQLKSQLSTLTGALATVTQEKSRMEASFQADRRQLKQEVEELQDRLVAVTMQQEVELQALQRQLAESRARIITQQHEREQEQGDHVQQLRELQKILQQERDLRQDVELRLQDANTALLITSQAIDRGAESEAHLNQVREERDELKRRLQAAEENQKKPDPRVEELQQELTELKNHFQKQIHNETRKAAEAEEQARERAQVAEIRVAGLEQRVSELSELLGSCEKARQRDQQTAQRLRDRILQLDTENKTLAIAASSRSTSDLGADESQLDVGALKEKLEKVKKLLLLAAQRNPDQNIRDLAETEAELDGDGASALVYQQELRQLKDEFERYKLRAQVVLKNKNAKDGCQAKELEEVRDQLAELKEKYINLRIQSDEAEARHRRELEERQQAAASLQQSHRQEAERAEALHRDELLRLEVELHKQRERTMALLDEKDQELERLRAATAAALGRTDDHDETTDDEPEPGTDGEGDVIGQALRRVAPNEPTLLLYAEQLARKEVEVGGLRRHKRKLEEDLHQLQAKLIANGERHDEEVTDLRAQLDKLIRDQSREGANMEYLKNVIYKFLTLHDSSGRQQTLTAILTILHFSPQEKQHVLRLQGAPWWSNKR; this is translated from the exons ATGGAGAAGTTTGGCATGAGTTTCGGGGGCGGTCCGAGCAGGAAGGAGCTGCTGGACACCATCGAGTCCCAGAAGAAGCAGCTGGTCCACTACCAGACCCGCTTCAAGGACGTGGTCCGGGCCTACAAGAGTCTTCTGAAGGAGAAGGAGGCTCTGGAGGCCAGCCTGAAGGTCCTGACGGTGACCCAGGAGGTGGACCTGAACCAGCAGGGCCAGGACGCTGCCGCCTCTGTCCTGGACCTCCCAGACGATGGCTGCTCGCTGCACAGTGAGGACAGCGTGGACGCGGCGGCGTCTGTGGACACGCCCAGTGAGACTACCAGAGTGGACGAGTCTGAGGAGGACCAGGGAGATCTGGGAGGAAAGTTCAGCTCAATG ACCCCGAGGGCGGACAGGGCGGAGCTCGAGGCAAGCAgcgcagagagcagcagtgtggGGGAGGAGCCTCTGCAACAGGCCGCGCCCCCCACCGGTTTGGAGGCGGAGCGTCGAGTTGCCCAGCTGAAGAGCCAACTAAGCACGCTCACTGGTGCCCTTGCCACAGTGACGCAAGAGAAGTCTCGGATGGAGGCGAGTTTCCAGGCCGACAGGCGTCAACTgaagcaggaggtggaggagctgcaggatcGACTGGTCGCCGTGACGATGCAGCAAGAGGTGGAGCTGCAGGCCCTTCAGCGGCAGCTGGCAGAGAGTCGCGCTCGcatcatcacacagcagcacgAGAGGGAGCAGGAGCAGGGAGACCACGTCCAGCAGTTGAGGGAGCTGCAGAAGATCCTGCAGCAGGAGCGAGATCTGAGACAGGATGTCGAGCTCCGCTTACAGGACGCCAACACCGCCCTACTGATAACATCCCAGGCCATAGACCGAGGGGCAGAGTCCGAGGCTCACCTGAACcaggtgagggaggagagagacgaGCTGAAGAGGAGACTGCAGGCTGCAGAGGAGAACCAGAAGAAACCAGATCCCAGAGTGgaagagctgcagcaggagctgactgaactgaaaaaccACTTCCAGAAACAGATCCACAACGAGACCAGGAAG gccGCGGAGGCGGAGGAACAAGCTCGTGAGCGTGCTCAGGTGGCAGAGATCCGGGTTGCAGGTCTGGAGCAACGAGTCTCGGAGCTGTCAGAGCTGCTGGGTTCATGTGAGAAAGCGAGGCAGCGAGACCAGCAGACTGCTCAGAGGCTCAGAGACCGGATCCTGCAGCTGGACACTGAGAACAAAACACTGGCCATCGCTGCCTCCAGCAGGTCAACCTCAGACCTCGGCGCAGACGAGTCGCAGCTGGATGTCGGGGCGCTgaaggagaagctggagaaggtgaagaagctgctgctgctggcggcTCAGAGAAACCCGGACCAGAACATTCGGGACCTGGCGGAGACCGAAGCTGAGCTGGACGGGGACGGGGCCTCGGCGCTGGTCTACCAGCAGGAGCTGCGGCAGCTGAAGGACGAGTTTGAGCGCTACAAGTTGCGAGCACAGGTGGTGCTGAAGAACAAGAACGCCAAAGATGGCTGCCAGGCcaaagagctggaggaggtcCGGGACCAGCTTGCCGAGCTCAAAGAGAAGTACATCAACCTGCGGATCCAGAGCGACGAGGCCGAGGCCCGGCACCGCCGAGAGCTGGAGGAGCGGCAGCAGGCAGCGGCGTCgctgcagcagagccacaggCAGGAGGCGGAGCGGGCGGAGGCACTGCACCGCGACGAACTGCTGCGACTGGAGGTGGAGCTgcacaaacagagggagaggaccATGGCCCTGCTGGACGAGAAGGACCAGGAGCTGGAGAGGCTGCGGGCTGCCACTGCCGCCGCACTTGGCCGCACCGACGACCACGACGAGACGACCGATGACGAGCCGGAGCCCGGCACCGATGGTGAAGGTGACGTCATTGGCCAGGCCCTGCGGAGGGTGGCGCCTAACGAGCCCACGCTGCTGCTGTACGCTGAGCAGCTGGCCAGGAAGGAGGTGGAGGTCGGCGGACTGCGGCGCCACAAACGGAAGCTGGAGGAGGACCTCCACCAGCTGCAGGCCAAGCTCATCGCTAACGGAGAGCGACACGACGAGGAGGTGACAGATCTGCGGGCACAACTCGACAAACTGATACGAGACCAGAGCAGAGAGGGCGCCAACATGGAGTACCTGAAGAACGTCATCTACAAGTTCCTGACACTGCATGACAGCAGCGGGCGGCAGCAGACGCTCACTGCCATCCTCACCATCCTGCACTTCAGCCCACAGGAGAAACAGCACGTCCTGAGGCTGCAGGGGGCGCCGTGGTGGAGCAACAAGAGGTAA